One genomic segment of Mytilus trossulus isolate FHL-02 chromosome 4, PNRI_Mtr1.1.1.hap1, whole genome shotgun sequence includes these proteins:
- the LOC134715803 gene encoding BOS complex subunit ncln-like, which yields MVLEEMGELLEMFKHSFPLSFLFFVPILVLISPVNTAHEFSAFRMQQYDLHGSHHGCQAAQVNMEARPIDAKMITRRCIVTKMKEFTMAKYRDLIQENAGALLIILPRNLTSLSDDDRQHLQTVEKDLAEEGSVSIPVYFAEETDELLQVYDAIQLGNTGDQAASALEALMSGASANGFQMVVGGPQSKSLPDFQITNIQGHLSGFGIEEQLPTIAIVAHYDAFGVAPGMSVGADSNGSGVIALLELARLFSKLYTNSRTHAKYNLIFLLSGGGKFNYQGTKRWIEDNIENQESSLLTDVAYVLCLDSLGRSDNLFLHVSKPPKEGTAGHTLLQNIEDVSKSFFEEVKFKMNHKKINLAEDMLAWEHERFSIKRLPAFTMSSLESHKNPDRTSILDKRDSVEVSKLTRNIQILAEALAKHVYNLTSQGNLRLFSEGLEVQKDLVSAWLTQLTAKSRATQLLHKDHHLLSTLEETMNRYLKDVKRSTLKADKRDPEFIFYDGSQYVMSAYNVKPAIFDLFLAAGIVAYLGMVYLVVQNFSYVYLILQKFSIPRKTKVQ from the exons ATGGTGCTAGAAGAGATGGGAGAGTTGTTAGAAATGTTCAAGCACAGTTTCCCCCTCTCTTTCCTATTTTTTGTCCCGATTCTTGTATTGATTTCACCCGTAAACACAGCACATGAGTTCTCAGCGTTTCGGATGCAGCAGTACGATCTTCATGGCTCGCATCATG GATGTCAAGCAGCACAGGTAAACATGGAAGCCAGACCAATTGATGCTAAAATGATCACAAGAAGATGCattgttacaaaaatgaaagagTTCACTATGGCCAAGTATCGTGACTTGATTCAGGAAAATGCTGGTGCATTACTTATCATACTGCCAAGAAATCTCACATCACTATCAGATGATGACAGACAG CACTTACAGACAGTAGAGAAAGATTTAGCAGAGGAAGGGAGCGTTAGTATTCCTGTTTACTTTGCTGAAGAAACAGATGAGTTACTACAGGTTTATGATGCTATACAGCTTGGTAATACTGGAGACCAAGCAGCATCAGCTCTGGAAG cCTTGATGAGTGGGGCGAGTGCTAATGGTTTTCAGATGGTAGTAGGTGGACCTCAGTCAAAAAGTCTACCAGATTTCCAGATAACTAATATTCAG GGCCATCTGTCAGGGTTTGGAATAGAAGAACAGTTACCTACAATAGCTATTGTGGCTCACTATGACGCATTTGGTGTGGCTCCt ggtATGTCAGTTGGTGCAGACTCCAATGGTAGTGGTGTAATAGCTTTGTTGGAGTTGGCTAGACTGTTTTCTAAACTTTACACAAACTCCAGAACTCATGCAAA ATATAACCTCATTTTCCTGCTGTCTGGTGGAGGTAAATTTAACTACCAAGGAACAAAGAGGTGGATTGAAGACAATATTGAAAATCAGG AATCAAGTCTGTTGACAGATGTAGCCTATGTTTTGTGTTTGGACAGCCTTGGTAGGTCAGACAATCTCTTCTTACATGTATCAAAACCACCTAAAGAGGGAACAGCAGGACATACTTTACTGCAG aacaTAGAAGATGTGAGTAAGTCGTTCTTTGAAGAAGTTAAATTCAAGATGAACCACAAGAAGATTAACCTTGCTGAGGACATGTTAGCTTGGGAGCATGAGAGATTTAGTATTAAAAGATTACCTGCCTTCACAATGTCAAGTCTGGAATCACATAAAAACCCAGACAGAACATCTATATTAGATAAAAG agattCTGTAGAAGTTTCAAAATTAACCAGAAACATACAGATCCTAGCAGAAGCATTAgctaaacatgtatataacttaaCTAGTCAGGGAAACCTTCGTCTGTTCTCAGAAGGATTG GAGGTACAGAAAGACTTGGTGTCTGCATGGTTAACTCAGCTCACAGCAAAATCAAGAGCCACACAGTTACTACATAAAGATCATCATTTGTTGAGCACATTAGAAGAAACCATGAACAGATATCTCAAGGATGTTAAAAGATCTACTTTGAAAGCAGATAAAAG GGACCCAgagtttatattttatgatggatCTCAGTATGTAATGAGTGCCTACAA tGTAAAACCAGCAATATTTGATCTCTTCTTAGCAGCAGGAATTGTAGCTTACTTAGGAATGGTTTATCTTGTTGTACAG
- the LOC134714348 gene encoding uncharacterized protein LOC134714348, with protein MSQVARFTCVLCTKRTKNHDRRFLGGESNKGLRKYLYKYFFLNVDSCDVICGACRRNYYRQYDDKSITNAKPDKQVLPAASTSQQTLVSPKTITLSLSSIGGSHSTCFVCRKRGPKLIVVSSSTRLTTFVQNNIIIPAGARCCPGHISDENFSEQAIECLSDLRKTTDFNRSDILDLLQKIRMLLLKNEDKRLNFDKDSTLSDAEYISLTGIDKTSFSDLASHLVSIRDTKVRSSRTCLGIFLTKMRSGMSNKLMATIFNVGKDSIRRAVTTVRKNLMQTFVPKHLGFNHISRENLIENHTRPLAQTLFGNEFNPAILVIDGTYIYIQKSGQFQFQRRTFSMHKHRPLVKPMVFVTTTGYFVSVMGPYLADSKNNDANILKHIIASDNEQIKSWLQKDDVFIVDRGFRDSIDLLEELGIQTEMPSFLKKGQAQFTTEESNTSRLITKIRWVVESANGRIKTWVFFNHVMPNSQIPYIGDYLRIVCSICNKYFKPLSSGDPEEDQLLGCKMIYLSKQNNLLKEKIESENLDRIRSNSTTWCKIDAASIEFPSITEEDLRNLTLGVYQIKLAKSYVAEHVTENSDFEVLVHKQENNLICAKIQSRHVSSKAHLLWIQYDEVTVLGWFCKCRAGARVVGMCTHVSAVIWYLGYARCLDIPYCSGDDWTKYLIDARNMPEPEIIDESDESDCVEE; from the coding sequence ATGTCTCAAGTAGCACGATTTACGTGTGTTCTCTGTACTAAGAGGacaaaaaatcatgatagaCGGTTTCTTGGTGGAGAAAGTAATAAAGGACTACGCAAAtacttgtacaaatattttttccttaATGTTGATAGTTGTGATGTTATATGTGGAGCATGTAGACGTAATTATTACAGACAATATGATGACAAGTCAATTACCAATGCTAAACCAGACAAACAGGTACTACCAGCAGCAAGCACATCACAACAGACACTTGTTTCGCCTAAAACTATAACGTTGTCGCTGTCTTCAATAGGTGGAAGCCACTCAACCTGCTTCGTTTGCAGGAAACGAGGTCCTAAACTAATTGTTGTTTCTTCCTCAACAAGGCTAACtacatttgtacaaaataatattataataccTGCAGGAGCGAGATGTTGCCCTGGTCATATTTCTGATGAGAATTTCAGTGAACAAGCCATTGAATGTTTATCTGACTTAAGAAAAACAACAGATTTTAACCGAAGTGATATTTTGGACCTTCTTCAAAAAATAAGAATGCTACTCCTAAAAAATGAAGACAAAAGATTGAATTTTGATAAAGACTCCACATTAAGTGATGCAGAGTATATCAGTTTAACAGGCATTGATAAAACATCATTCAGTGATTTAGCATCACATCTCGTCTCAATTAGAGATACGAAGGTGCGTAGTTCAAGGACATGCTTAGgcatttttttgacaaaaatgcgGTCAGGTATGTCCAACAAACTTATGGCAACTATTTTTAACGTAGGAAAAGATTCGATCCGCCGAGCAGTTACAACAGTCAGAAAAAATCTTATGCAGACATTCGTACCAAAGCACTTAGGATTCAACCATATTTCTAGAGAGAACTTAATTGAAAACCATACTAGACCTCTTGCCCAGACATTATTTGGCAATGAATTCAATCCTGCAATTCTTGTAATTGACggaacatacatatatatccaGAAAAGCGGTCAATTTCAGTTTCAACGCCGTACATTTAGCATGCATAAGCATCGGCCTCTTGTCAAACCCATGGTTTTCGTAACCACTACAGGTTATTTTGTCAGCGTTATGGGTCCATACTTGGCAGATAGTAAAAATAATGACGCCAATATACTTAAGCATATAATTGCCTCAGACAATGAGCAGATTAAAAGTTGGTTGCAGAAAGATGATGTTTTCATTGTTGACCGTGGATTTCGGGACTCAATTGATCTGCTTGAGGAATTAGGAATACAAACAGAAATGCCTTCGTTCTTAAAGAAAGGCCAGGCACAGTTTACCACAGAAGAAAGCAATACTTCAAGATTAATAACAAAGATTCGCTGGGTAGTTGAATCCGCAAATGGCAGAATTAAGACATGGGTGTTCTTCAACCATGTGATGCCTAACTCACAAATACCGTATATTGGAGATTACCTACGTATTGTATGCTCAATATGCAACAAGTATTTCAAACCACTTAGTTCTGGTGATCCAGAGGAAGACCAACTACTTGGATGTAAAATGATTTATCTTTCTAAGCAAAATAATCTccttaaagaaaaaattgagtCGGAAAATCTTGACCGCATTAGATCTAATTCTACTACTTGGTGTAAGATTGATGCTGCGTCTATTGAATTTCCTTCTATTACTGAAGAAGATCTCAGAAACCTTACCTTAGGCGTTTACCAGATAAAATTGGCTAAATCATACGTAGCTGAACATGTTACTGAAAACAGTGACTTTGAGGTACTAGTACATAAACaggaaaacaatttgatatgtgCAAAAATCCAAAGTAGACATGTTTCATCTAAAGCTCATTTGTTATGGATTCAATACGATGAAGTGACTGTTCTTGGCTGGTTCTGTAAATGTCGTGCTGGAGCAAGAGTAGTTGGTATGTGTACACACGTTTCGGCAGTTATCTGGTATTTAGGGTATGCTCGCTGTTTGGACATACCCTATTGTTCTGGTGACGATTGGACAAAATATCTCATAGATGCACGTAATATGCCAGAACCCGAAATTATTGATGAAAGTGATGAAAGTGACTGCGTTGAAGAATGA